One part of the Populus alba chromosome 18, ASM523922v2, whole genome shotgun sequence genome encodes these proteins:
- the LOC118053686 gene encoding uncharacterized protein yields MEQSPPLIAKKACNMLRLIFLMIQKGMLKSKVMLDLHFLMRRGKILGKALNDIMVQQHNTLSCISHDAHMSFISPREYEFSCSGSPAYKFYNYKQPYYQARRRSLHAHYKHTRFQAPAHDVDDVVSSNGGGDVAVEASPSVGSARWFGTWSPLVRQVRITDSPFTMRDADEDCHVDTEAEKFIEMFYKELRLQKRMAAHDQAAV; encoded by the coding sequence ATGGAACAAAGTCCACCATTGATAGCCAAGAAAGCATGCAACATGTTAcgtttaattttcttgatgatACAAAAGGGTATGCTGAAGAGCAAGGTCATGCTTGATCTCCATTTCTTGATGAGACGAGGCAAGATCCTAGGGAAGGCCTTGAACGACATCATGGTCCAACAACACAACACTCTAAGTTGTATTTCCCATGATGCTCACATGTCGTTCATATCTCCCAGAGAGTATGAGTTCAGCTGCAGCGGCAGCCCTGCTTATAAATTCTACAACTACAAGCAGCCTTATTACCAAGCCAGGAGGCGAAGTCTCCACGCTCATTACAAGCACACGCGATTTCAGGCGCCTGCACATGATGTTGATGATGTGGTATCAAGTAACGGCGGCGGCGATGTGGCAGTTGAGGCATCGCCTTCGGTGGGTTCAGCAAGGTGGTTTGGGACGTGGAGCCCATTGGTTAGACAAGTGAGAATAACCGACTCGCCGTTCACCATGAGGGATGCTGACGAGGATTGTCACGTGGACACAGAAGCCGAGAAGTTCATCGAGATGTTTTACAAGGAGTTGAGGTTGCAGAAGCGGATGGCTGCTCACGACCAAGCAGCAGTTTAG